From the Kitasatospora atroaurantiaca genome, the window GTCGGCCATGCACTGGTGGTTGCCGTCAGCGCCGCAGTAGCCGCAGGGCGGCCGGCTTGCTGAACTCGTAGCGGCTCATCTGTTCGAGGTCGAGCAGCCAGCGGCGGCGGCCCGGGGGTTCGGCGAGGACCTTGCGGTAGATGTCCTCGAAGGCGGTCGTGACGCTGTCGAGCGAGAAGCGGCCGACCACCCACTCCCGTCCCCAGCGGCCGAGTTCGGCCCGCCGGGCCGGGTCGTCCAGCAGCGAGCGGATCTGCTCGGCAAGCGCTGCCGGGGAGCGGGTGCCGTCGCCGAAGCCGTACATGCAGCGGGAGGCGTGCGGCTCCACCAGCGGGCCCGGTTCGTGGACGGCGGTGTAGCCGGCGGCGCCGTGCACGATCACCGGCTTGGCGAAGGCGAGGCCTCGCAGGGCCGAGCCGCCCATGCCGAGGACCACGTCGGCCGCCTGGTACGCGGGCCGCGGGTCGGCCAACTGCCCGGGTACGAGAACCGCTTGGCGTCCGAGTCCGGCATTGGCGGCGGCCGCCAGGGCGCGCAGCCGCTCCTGGCTCGGGCCGGCTCCGACGATCGCGAGGCGCACCCGTGGGTCGGCCAGCTGCCGTACGGCCTCGATGGTGAGCTCGGCTCCGGCGTCCTTCTCCAGGTCGGGGACCAGCCGGGTGATGATCGCCAGCAGCAACTCGTCGTCCCGGATGCCGTGTTCGCGGCGGAACCCGGAGCCGTCGACGACGCCCGGCGCATCGGTCCCGGTGTTGACGGGCGGCTCGACCAGCCGGACGTCCCGGTGGCCGAAGGCCCGTCCGTCCCCCATCAGCGCGCCCAGGCCCAGCACCAGGGGCTGGTGCCGGGGCAGACCGCGCAGCATGCGGATGCCGTAGAAGGTGGTGACCACCGGGATGCGGCCGTAACGACCCGGCCCGAAGTAGGAGTTGCGCGCTGCCCGGACCTCCCAGGCGTGCAGCAGCTGGGTGCCGTGCTCGGCGGCGAGCCGGTTGAGGCGCCGCCGGACCTCCCGGGCGGGGGTGTCGGGGCCGCCCGCGACCACCACGTCCAGGCCGTGGCCGGCCGCGACCTCCACCAGCGGGGCCGGGCCTGCCACGCCCTGCGCGAAGAGCACCGGCTCGTGCCCGCGGTCGCGCAGGGTACGGGCGATGTCCACCGCGTTGAGCTGTGCGCCGCCCAGGGCAAGGTTGTTCAGGTGCACGAGCACCCGGACGGATCTCACTGCCTCAGTCCTCCCACTGATGCGGCACGAAGACCGGCGCGGCCAGCACCACGGCCCGCGGTGGGGTGTCCAGCATCGGGCCGAACACGTCGAACTGGCCGACGGAGTGCCAGCTCATCAGCGTGCCGCCGTCCGTCCGCCCGATGCTGTAGACGCCGGCCCACAGTGTGTACCGGCCGCGCGGCAGGGGCAGCCTCGGGATCACGCACGCCACTTGGTGGTCGTCACCGGTGAGCCGCAGCTCGTGGCTGATCTGGAAGATCGGGCTGGAGGTGCCCTCGCTCACGCCGAGGTGCAGGGTGGCGTCGCCCCGGTAGCCGCCGCCGAGGGTGAGTTCCACCGTCATCGGCTCGTCCGTGGTGAGGTTCTCCCGTTCCTCGCCCCGGACCTGGTACTTGAGCAGCTGAACCGGCTCGCCCACCCGCGCGCCGGCCTCGGACTGCGCCTCGATGCTGTCGCGGTAGCCGGCCATCGCCTCCTTGATGCCCGCGTCCACCCGCACCGAGCCCTGCTCCAGCCAGATGCCGCGGCGGCAGATCGACTCGACGGCGGGCAGGTCGTGCGAGACGAAGACGATGGTGGTGCCCTGCTCGGCCACCTCGCGCATCCGGTCCAGACAGCGCTGCTGGAACACCGCGTCGCCGACCGCGAGCACCTCGTCCACCAGCAGGACGTGCGGCTCCAGGTAGGCGGCGACCGCGAAGCCCAGGCGCATCTGCATACCGGAGGAGTAGAACTTCACCTGCCGGTCGATCGCCCCGCCGAGCCGGGCGAACTCCACGATGTCGTCGAAGCGCGAGGCCACCTCACGGCGCTTGAGGCCGAGCAACGCACCGAAGAGGTAGATGTTCTCACGGCCCGTCAGATCCGGGTGGATGCCCGCACGGATCTCGATCAGCGCGCCGATCCGGCCGCGCACGTCGATCACCCCGCCGTACGGGTACATCACCCTGGTCAGCATCTTCAGCAGGGTGGACTTGCCGGAGCCGTTGGAGCCGATCAGGCCCACCGACTCGCCCGGCTCGATGTGCATGTTGATGTCCCGCAGCGCCCAGCGCCAGTCCTCGCCACGGCCGCCGCGCAGCCGGCGGGCCACCGACTCGACCTTGTCGCGCAGCAGCATGCGCTGCTGGTCGGCCTTGAAGCGCTTCCAGACCTGCTCGGTACGGATGGTGCCAAGAGGGTGGTCAGGCGACATCGGCGATCCCCGTTTCCAGCTTCTTGAAGAACAGGTAGCCGCCGACCAGGAAGACCAGCGAGCTCACCGCGGCGATCAGGGTCAGCCCGAGGTCGGGGGTGTCGCCGTAGAGCAGCGCCCTGCGGTAGCCCTCGATGACGGCGCCGAGCGGGTTGATCCCGACGTAGATCTCCTGCAGCCGGACCGGGATCTTCGCCAGCGGGTAGGCGACCGGGGTCGCGAACACTCCCATCTGGGTGATGATCGGCAGCAGGTGGCGCACGTCGCGCAGGTAGACCACGGCCACCGACATGATCAGCGCGACACCGTAGGTGAAGGCGAACTGGATCAGCAGCAGCGGCAGCGCCCACAGGAAGGTCGCCGCCGGGGCCGTCCAGAAGACCAGGAAGAGCAGGCCGAGCACGCCGATGCCGATCAGCATGTCCACGCTGGCGACCAGCATGGTGGCCAGCGGGAAGACCTCGCGAGGGCAGTAGACCTTGTTGAGCAGGCTGAGGTTGTTGGCCAGGCTCAGCGCGCCCTGGTTCATGGTGTTGCTGAAGAACTGCCAGACGATCAGGCCGACGTACGCGAAGAGCGTGTACGGCGCGCCACCGGTCTCGATCTTCACCGCGCGGTGGAAGACCAGGGTGAAGATCGCGCAGAGCGCGAGCGGCGTGAGCACCGCCCAGGCGAAGCCCAGAACGGCCTGCTTGTACCGGGCCCGCAGGTCGCGCTCGGCGAGCGCGCGGACCAACTCCCTTGCCCCCCACAGCTCCCGGGCCACCTGGGCAGGGCGGAGCCGCCGTTTGAAAACGAGCTCGGGTGGTGGTCCGTCCGGAACCTTCCGTCGCGCCTCGGTCTGGCTGTCGCGCTCGTCGATGACCTGCGCGCGTTGTCCCCCCACGGAACCCCGCCCTCTCCGGTGCCGAGTTGAGTGTCGCCTCTTGGAGGCGTCGAACCTCGGCCGCTGCTCAGGCAGTTCGGCCGCGGCGTCCACTCTGGCACAGAGTGTGCACGAGGGGGGCTGGTTCGGTGAAGATGATCCTGCTCAGGAGGCGCGCGGGCTCAGCTCTGCTCGACCAGCCGGTCCAGTTCGGCCGGCATCTGCTCCACCCCGCCGGCCTTGCTCGGCGCGGTGCGGTAGCGGTCCTGCACCACGACCGTCGGCAGCTCGTCCACCCGGTAGCGGATGAGCAGCCCGGAGGCGTCCTGTGCCGCCCGCTGCACCTCCGCAGAGCGGTACGCCTCCCGGAAACCCGCGGCGTCGACCCCGTGCAGCTGCGCCCAGTCGGCGGCCCGGTCCTCGCTCGTGAGGTCGGCGTGCTGCTCCCGTACGGAGCGGAAGACCTCCGCCTGCAGCCGGTCGACCTGGCCGAGGCGCTCCAGCGTGTAGTAGAGCCGCGCGTGCCCGAGCTGCACCTGCTCGTCGGGGCTGCCGGCCCAGACCGCCGGGACCCGCCGCAGCACCACATCGCCGCGGTGACGCTCGGCCCACCGCTCGAGCGGGAGCTCCAGCTGCTGGGAGTGGTAGCAGTCGTACGAGAAGAACTCGACGGCCTCGCGCTTCGCCGCCTCGCGGACGGGCCTGGGGTGGCCCAGGTGCATACCGTCGTGCGGGACGTCGGGGGCGGCGGCAGCGGCGGGGCTGGAGAGCAGGCCGCCGGCGAGGGCGAGCACGGCGGCGGTGCGCAGCAGAGACTTCACGCCCGTAGCCTGCCAGTCACTCGGAGCCACCGGCCAGCGGCACCCGCGGCCCTCACCCGATCGGAGCAGTTCGCAGCCGTACGACCGTACAGGCGGGACCGGGCTGAGCCGCCCGGCTTGTTGTGGGATGCACCGTTGTGCGAGGTCCGCCGCACCGCGAATCATGGACAGCCTGGCGCGCCCTCCCCTGCGTCGTCGGGAAGACCACCAGAAAGACCACCGCATGTCGCACTCCCCCACCGCCTCGCTGATCGAGCAACACGGCGTCGACACGATCCCCGAGGCAGAGCGGACGAGCACCCCGCGCGATGTCCTCAGCATCCTGGTCGGTTCCAACCTCGCCTTCGGCGTGGTGGTCTTCGGCTGGCTCCCGGTCTCGTTCGGGCTGTCGTTCTGGGCGAGCGTGACCTCGCTGGTCGTGGGCACCGCGCTCGGTATCGTGCTGACCGCGCCGCTGGCGCTGATCTCGCTGCGTACCGCGACCAACCTCTCCACCAGCAGCGGCGCGCACTTCGGCGTGCGGGGCCGGCTGATCGGCTCGGTGGTGGGCCTGCTGCTCTCCCTCGGGTACACGGCGCTGTCCCTCTGGGTCGGCGGCGACGTGGTGGTGGGCGCGCTGAACCGGATGCTCGGCCTGCCGGCGAACGGCGCCGCCTACGTGGTCACGTACAGCGTGCTGGCCGCGCTGAGCGCGACGGCCGCCGTGTTCGGCTACCGGCTGATGCTGCGGCTGGAGCGGGTGCTGATGTGGGCGATGTCCGGCCTGCTGCTGGCCGGGCTGTTCGCCTTCCTGCCGCACTTCGACGCCTCGACGCACGGCGACTACCTGCTGGGCGGCTTCTGGCCGACCTGGCTGCTCGCGGTGGTCTCGGCCGGGCTGAGCGGCCCGATCGCCTTCATCACCCTGCTCGGCGACTACACCCGGTACGTCTCCCCCACCCGGCACAGCTCCCGCAGGGTCCTCTGGTCCACCGCCGCCGGGCTCTTCCTGGGCCTGCTGATCCCCCAGCTGTTCGGCACCTTCACCGCCGTCGCCACCGGCGCGGGCAACGACTACGTGGGCAGTCTGCTGGCCGGTGCCCCGGCCTGGTTCCTCCTGCCGCTGCTGCTCAACGGGCTGCTGGGCAGTGCGGGCAACACCGGGCTGATGCTCTACAGCATGGGCCTGGACCTGGACGCGATCATGCCGCGCGCCACCCGCCGCCAGGCCACCTACGTGGTGGCGGCGATGGCGACGGTACTGGTCTTCCTGGGCCACTTCGTGTGGAGCGCCCAGGACGCGGTGACCTCCTTCGTCCTGGTGCTGACCGCCATCGGGGCGCCCTGGGCGGTGATCACCCTGATCGGCTTCCGCCGCTGCCGGGGCGACTACGACCGCGAGTCCCTGCAGGTCCTCAACCAGCGCACCAAGGGCGGCATCTACTGGTACCGGGCGGGCTGGAACATCCCCGCCACGGTGGCCTGGATCGGCGGCAGCCTGGTCGGGCTCTGCTCGGTGGACACCCCGGTCTACCGGGGGCCGATGCTGCCGCTGACCGGCGGCATCGACGTCAGCTTCCTGCTCTCGGGGCTGGTCGCCGCGGTGCTGTACGTGCTCCTCTCCCGCTCCTCGCGGGGGCGGGCGGGCGGCACCGTTCCGGCCGCGGTCGACCAGCCCGTGGCGGCTCAGCCCGTCTGAGGGGCTCCGCCAGTAGGTGCACCGATCAGGATCGGGTATCCCAGGGGCGCGGGGAGCTGCGCGAAGCGGGAGGCTGTAGGCCGTTGCCTTCCGGTCTCGCGCAGTTCTCCCCCAGCCTTCGGCCGGGAGGTGCCCCCACGCGCCCCTGTTGTGGCTGGCCGGCTGCCTAGGCCTACTGCCGGAGGCCCTGGGGCGCGTGCTCGGGGCGCGGCGGGATGGCGGGCTGGGCCTGGGCGGGCAGCTCGGGGGTGACGGCCTCGGCCGTGGTGGCCGCGGCCTCCGGCTTGGGGCCGGCCTTGGGCGGCGTCGCCCCGTCGAAGAAGCGCAGCAGCTCGACCGGGAACGGCAGCACCAGGGTGGAGTTCTTCTCCGCCGCGACCTCGACCACGGTCTGCAGCAGGCGCAGCTGCATCGCGGACGGCGTGCCGTCCATCATCGCCGCCGCCTCGGAGAGCTTGGCGGCGGCCTGGAACTCGCCGTCCGCGGTGATGATCCGGGCCCGCCGCTCGCGGTCGGCCTCGGCCTGACGGGCCATCGAGCGCTTCATGGAGTCGGGCAGGGCCACGTCCTTGATCTCGACCCGGTCGATGTGCACGCCCCAGCCGAGGGCCGGGCTCTCCAGCATCAGCTCCAGGCCTCGGTGCAGGTTCTCCCGGCCGGAGAGCAGGTCGTCCAGCTCGCTCTTGCCGATGATCGAGCGCAGTGAGGTCTGGGCGACCTGGGACATCGCGAAGGTGTAGTTCTGCACGTCGACGGTGGCCAGGACGGGGTCCACCACCCGGAAGTAGACCACCGCGTCGACCCGGACGGAGACGTTGTCCCGGGTGATGCCCTCCTGGGCGGGCACCGGCATGGTGATGACCTGCACGTTGACCTTGCGCATCCGGTCCACCACCGGGATGAGCAGGGTGGGCCCGGGGCCCTTGACGGCGCCGCGCACCCGGCCGAGCCGGAAGACCACCCCGCGCTCGTACTGCTGCACCACCCGGACGCCGGTGACCAGCCAGAGCAGTCCCAGCCCCACGATGACCGCAAGAATTGCCACGTCGTTCGACCTTCCCCGTGGCGGCGCGCCCGGGCCGGGTCCTTGGTGGCCCTGTCGCGCGGGTGCGAGCCGCGCAGGCAAGTATGCGCGCGGGGGCCGTCGACCGACAGTCCCGCAACGGCTCTTGATGGCCCGTTAACGCCGGGCTGGCCGATCAGGATCGGGTAACCACAAGGGGCGCGGGGAACTGCGCGAAACGGTAGGGCACAGGTCGTCGCCTTCCGATCTCGCGCAGTTCTCCCCAGCCTTCGGCCGGGAGGTGCCCCCACGCGCCCCTGGGAGACCCGATCCTGGTCGGTTGCCCACCCGCTGGAGCGCTTAACGCCGCGCGACCCGCCGGAGTAGCTGCTGCCAGGCGTCGGCGACCACGGTGAGGTCGAACCGCCCCAGCGCGTGCTCACGGGCGGCGGCGCCGAGGGCGGCGCGGTCGCCCGCCAGGACCTTGCCGAGCGCCTCGGCCAGCGCGGCGCCGTCCCCGCGCGGGACCAGGGCTCCGGTGACCCCGTCCTGGACGACGTCACGCACCCAGCCGACGTCGGTGGCGACCGCGGGCAGCCCGGCGAGCGCCGCCTCGATCAGGACCCCGGGCACGCCCTCGCTGTCGCTGCTGAGCAGCAACGCGTCGGCGGCGCGGTAGAGCGGTGCGGGGTCGGCGAGTTGGCCGAGGAAGTGGGCCCGCCCCGTGGTGTCGGCGTACGTGTCGCGCAGTGGGCCGTCGCCGGCCACCGCGAGCCGGACCTCGGGGAGGCGGCCGAGTGCGTCGAGGGCGAGGTCGAGCCGCTTCTCGGTGGCGAGCGCGCCCACCCAGGCGACCAGCGGGCCGTCGTCCGGGAGCCCCAGCTGCGCCCTGGCCGCCCGGCGTTCGGCCTCGCCGGCGGCGGGCGGGAAGCGGTCGGCGGCACGGCCGTTGGGGATGGTAAGGACACGGTCGGTGGGCAGCCGGAAGCGTTCGATCAGCACCTGCCGGGCGCCGTCGGAGATCGCGGAGACGGCGGCGGCGCGGTGCAGGAAGGCGCCGACCCGCAGGCGCCGGGCCGTGCTCGCCGTCCAGTGCCGGGGGTCGCCGATGTTGACGTACACGAAGGGCGTTCCGCTGCCGAACAGGCCGATCGCGCAGGCCTGGAGGGTGCTGGAGCCGTGCGCGACGACCACGTCGGCCTGCCGGGCGGCGGCACGCAGCGCTCGCAGGGTGGTGGGGTGGTGGCGGGACGGGCCGAGGACCGGAGTGTCGTGCGGGGCGGGGGCGTCGGGGTGGGGCTGGAGGGAGCGCAGTTCGGAGGACTGCCCCCGGCGGCGCAGCTCGGCGTGCAGGTCCCGGGCGAGGTTCTGGGCGCCTCTGCGCCGGGGATCGGTGATCAGATGGAGCACGCGGGGCTGAGCTGACGAGGCGTCGGGCATGCCCCGACCCTGGCACACGGCCGCGCCGGCGCGCAGCCGGTTCGCTCCTATACCAGCGAATCCCTGGCGGACACCCCTTCCGGCCTGGGATGCTGATCCGCAGTCAGGGCGCCCGGCGGTGGGGAGATCCGTCTGGCGGGAGATCCGGGGGGTTGCTGCGGTGCGTGTGCTCTATGTGATCGACAGCCTGAACCGGGTCGGCGGGGCCGAGCAGGGCCTGGTGGCGATGGCCCCGCAGCTGGTACGGGCGGGCGTCCAGCTGGACGTGGCGTACCTCAAGGAGTCCCCGGGCGGGTTCCAGCCCGAGCTGACGGCCGCCGGGGTGGGTGTGTTCGGCGTGCACCACCCGAACCGTGCCAGGACCGCGGCCGCGCTGCGCAGACTTGTGCGGGAGCGGCGGCCCGAGCTGGTGCACACGACGCTCTACGAGTCGGACGTACTGGGCCGGGCGGCCGCGCTGGCGGCCGGTACCCCGGTGGTGTCCAGCCTGGTCAACTCCTCGTACGGGCCCGAGCATCTGCACGCGCGCGGGCTCAGCCCGTGGAAGGTGCGGGCCGCGCAGGTGGTGGACGCGGCGACGGCGCAGGGCACCCGGCGGTTCCATGCGCTGACCAGGCATGTGGCGGGGGCGATGACCCGGCGGCTGCGGATCTCGCCGGACCGGATCGACGTGGTGCCACGCGGCCGGGACCCGGAGCTGCTCGGCTCGGTGACGCCCGAGCGGCGGGCGGCGGTCCGCGCGGCGCTGGAGCTGTCGGAGGACACGCCTGTGGTGCTGGCCGCGGCGCGGCAGCAGTACCAGAAGGGCCTGGACGTCCTGCTGGAGGCCTGGCCGCAGGTGCGGCGGAGTGCGCCGGAGGCGGTGCTGCTGCTGGCGGGCAGCCCGGGTGCGGAGACGGCCAGGCTTCGGGCGCTCGCCGAGACGGCCGGCAACGTGCGCTTCCTGGGGCCGCGCGGCGACGTGTTCGACCTGATGGCAGCCTCGGACGCGTTCGCCGTGCCGTCCCGTTGGGAGGGCCTGGGCAGCGCGGCGATGGAGGCGATGGGCGTCGGGGTGCCGCTGGTCTGCTCGGACGTGCCCGCCCTGCGCGAGACGGTCGGCTCGGAGGACTACGCGCGGCTGGTGACGCCGGAGCGCCCGGCGGAGTTGGCGGCGGCCCTGGTCGAGACGCTCGACGACCCGGCGGCGGCCGCCGTCCGGGTGAAGTCGGCCCGGGCACGCTTCCTGACCAGCTTCACCCTGCATCAGGTGTCCGGCCGGATGGTCGAGTTCTACGAGCGCGCGCTGCGGCGCTGAGCCTTGGAGAATTCCGGACAGAGGGCCGGAAATCATGGCATGGGGCGAGGGAACACCACAATGCGCCGTCCGAGAATCCCCAAAGTGCTTGCGCCGCACGTCGCGTGCGGCAAGCATCGCATCCGGGGGCCTGGGACGCCGGGGGGAACGGCGCACCAGGAGGTCAGGCGCGTAGTGGCGCCCCAGGGGAGCTGATCACCACTGCACTGCGCCGGCGACGCGGTATCCGTGCGCACCGCCGGCCACGCAGCAGAGCGCATGCACCACGAACGCGAGGGGATCCAACCGGTGGAACCGGCAAACCATTTCAGTGTCCTGCGGCGGTACTGGCGACTGCTCGTCGGCTGCACCCTGGCCGCGCTGGTCGTCGGCTTCCTGCTCACGCCGGCCGGCAACGCCGTCGACAACGGCAAGTGGCAGTGCAAGGTGGCCATAACGCCGGTCGCGGGCGCCGGCGACACCGTCCGGGCGGACCAGGTGCTCTCCTACGCCTCCGGCTCGGACGTCACCACGGCCGCCGCCAAGAAGCTCCATGTCACCGACGTCCAGGGCCTGGTGGCCCGGCGGACGGTGGCCGCGGCCAGTACCCAGATGCTGGTCTTCACCACCACCGGTCCGACCCAGCAGTCCTGCACCGAGCTGGCGGCGGCCTTCTCCGAGGCGACCATCAACGGGTACAGCCAGGAGGCGGCGAAGAGCGCCAACGACTCGATCAAGCGGCTGCAGGCCCAGGCCGCCGGCCAGCAGGACCAGGTCAACCAGCTCCAGCACGACTTCAACAAGGCCAGCGGCGCCGACCAGCCCAAGCTGCAGCCCCAGCTCACGGCCGCGGTCAACGCCCTCACCAGCACCCTCACCAAGATCAGCACCCTGCAGAACTACAGCCAGACCGACGCCATCCAGCAGTGGGGCTCGATCGACGCCCGCGAGACCGGCGGCAGCCTGCTCAGCTCGCCCAGCCGTGGCGTACGGCTCGGCCTCGCGGTGGTGCTGGGGCTGGCGCTCGGTGTGGTCGCCGCGCTGATGCTCAGCCGGATGGACACCCGGCTGCGCACCCGCAACGGCGCCGAGGAGGCGTTCAACCTGCCGGTGATCGGCGAGATCCCGCAGCTCTCCCGCCGCCTGCGCAGGCTGCGCGAACCGCTGGTGGTCGCCCGCCCCTCCGACCCCGGCGCGGAGGCGTACCGCTCCCTGCGCTCCACCCTCCTGCTGACCGGCCCCAGCACGCTCTCGGCCCAGCTCTCCGACGGCACCCTCAACCCCGCCGAGCTGATCTCCCGCCGGCTGGCGAACCCGGCGCCGGTGATCCTGGTGATGTCCGGCCGCAGCGGCGACGGGCGCACCACCACGGTCGCCAACCTGGCCGCCGCGCTGGCCGAGACGGGCCGCGCGGTGCTGGTCCTGGACTGCGACTTCCGGCAGCCGCAGGCGCACGTCCACTTCGGCGTCGGTGACGGCCCCGGTATGGCCGAGCTGCTCAGCGGCGAGCAGCTGCCCGAGCTGGACGACCTGATCCGCGGCACCAACGTCGACGGAGTCAGCCTGATCACCGGCGGCAACACCACCGCCTACCCCGCCGCCCTGGTGCTGCGGGCGGGCGAGGTGCTGCGCCGGGCCCGGCGGCACGCGGACGTGGTGCTGATCGACAGCTCCCCGCTGCTGCACGCCAACGACGCGTACGACCTGGTGCAGCACGCCGACGCCATCCTGGTGACGGTGATGGCGGGCAATGTGACGCCGGAACAGGCCGACCGGGTGAGCGAGCTGCTCTCCCGTACCGGCGTGCCGGTGGCCGGGGTGGCACTGCTCGGTACGGTCGGCCCCTCCGGCCGCCGGAACCGGGACGCCCTGCGCTCCCCCGCCGCACTGGGCGCCCGCCCCGCCTCCCCGGCCCTGCCGCGGCAGGCCCTCGATGAGCCGAAGGGGCGTAAGTCCGCGCCCAGTTGGGCCCGCCGCGGCCCCGTGCTCGCCGGGGAACCGGCCGTCGCCCGGAGCGAGGGCGAGGAGCTGTGACGGACCGCATCCGGGTGCTCTGGCTGGCCAAGGGCCTCGGCCGGGGCGGCGCCGAGCAGCTGCTGGTCAACTGCGCCCGCCACGCGGACACCTCGCGCTACGAGATCGAGGTCGCGTACGTCCTGCCGTGGAAGGACGCGCTGGTGGCGGACCTGGAACGGGCCGGGGTCCGGGTGCACTGCCTCGGCGGCCCGCCCGGCCGGCTCTGGCCGTGGCGGCTGCGGCAGTTGCTGGCCGAGCGGCGGTACGACCTGGTGCACTCGCACATGCCCGTCCCGGCGGTGGCGGCCCGGCTGCTCTCGTACGGGCGGCGGGCGCCCCGGCTGGTGCACACCGAGCACAACGTCTGGGAGCGCTACCGCAGGCCGACCCGCTGGGCGAACGCGCTCACCTACCGTCGCAACGACGCCGTGGTGGCGGTCTCGCGGGCCGTCGCCGGGACGATCCCGGCCTCCCGCCGCAGACCGGGCGAGTTCGTCCACGTCGTGCACCACGGGCCGGACCTGGGCGGGGCGCCGAGCGGGCCCGAGGCCCGTGCTTCGGCGCGGGAGACCCTCGGGCTGCCCGCCGACGCCGTGGTGATCGGCACCGTCGGCAACCTGACCGCGAAGAAGGACCAGGCCGGCCTGCTCACGGCCTTCGCCGAGCTGCGCCGCGACCACCCGGAGACCGCACTGGTGCTGATCGGCGCCGGGCCGCTGGAGGCCCAGCTCAGGGCGCAGGCCGGTGACGGCGTGGTCTTCGCCGGCTCGCGTTCGGACGTACCGGCGCTGCTGCCCGGACTGGACGTCTTCACCCTGAGCTCGCGTCAGGAGGGGCTGCCGGTGGCCCTGATGGAGGCCATGACCAGCGGCCTGCCCTCTGTGGTGACCAGGGTCGGCGGCATGCCCGAGGTGCTGGACGACGGCGAGCAGGGCTACCTGGTGCCGCCGGGCGACCCGGCCGCGCTGGCGGCGGCCCTCGGCCGGCTCACCGAGGACGAGGGCCTGCGCGAGCGCCTCGGCGCGGCCGCCCGCGAGCGCGCCAAGTCCTTCGACGTCGCGGGGGCGCAGCGCTCCATCGAGCGGGTGTACGAGCAGGTACTGCGGCGTTGACTCCTCCTCACCGACCACCCGACCGAGAGGAATCGAGTACGTGAGCCCCGAGCTGGTCTGCCGCCCCCTCACCGAGGCCGACACCCCGGCGGTGCTGGACCTGCTGACCGCCTCGCTGGCCGGCGGCCCGACCGGCACCCGCAGCGCGGACTTCTTCGACTGGAAGCACCGGCGCAATCCCTTCGGCGCCAGCCCGGGCCTGCTCGCCGAGGCCCCGGACGGGCGGATCGCCGGCGTCCGGCTCTTCCTCCGCTGGGAGTGGCGGGACGCGGCGAACGGCCGCACCGTCCGGGCCGTACGGCCGGTGGACACCGCGACGCACCCCGACTTCCAGGGGCAGGGGATCTTCCGGCGGCTGACCGTCCAGCTGCTCGAAGAGGTGGCCCCGGAGGCCGAGTTGGTCTTCAATACCCCGAACGGCAACAGCCTGCCCGGCTACCTCAAGATGGGCTGGCGCGAGCTTGGCCGGGTGCCCGTCGCCCTGCGCATCGCCCGCCCGGCCGCCTTCGCGCTCGGCGCCCGCGCCGCGCTGGCCCGCCGCCCGGCCCGCCGGACCGGCCCGGTCCCCTGCCGACTCCCCACCGCAGCCGAGTGGTTCGCCGAGAACCCCGGCGTCCTGGACGAGCTGCTGCGCGAGCGGGCCGAGGCCGACACCGCCGACCGACGGCTCGCCGTCGCCCGTACCACCGCCTTCCTGAGCTGGCGCTACGGCGAGGCCCCCGGGCTCGACTACCGCGTCCTCACCACCCGGCGCGGCGGCGAACTCACCGGTGTGGCCTTCGGCCGCCCCCGGCGGCGCGGCCCGCTGACCGAGTTCACCCTCGCCGAGCTGATCGTCCGCCCCGGCGACCGCGCCGGTGC encodes:
- a CDS encoding glycosyltransferase family 4 protein encodes the protein MRSVRVLVHLNNLALGGAQLNAVDIARTLRDRGHEPVLFAQGVAGPAPLVEVAAGHGLDVVVAGGPDTPAREVRRRLNRLAAEHGTQLLHAWEVRAARNSYFGPGRYGRIPVVTTFYGIRMLRGLPRHQPLVLGLGALMGDGRAFGHRDVRLVEPPVNTGTDAPGVVDGSGFRREHGIRDDELLLAIITRLVPDLEKDAGAELTIEAVRQLADPRVRLAIVGAGPSQERLRALAAAANAGLGRQAVLVPGQLADPRPAYQAADVVLGMGGSALRGLAFAKPVIVHGAAGYTAVHEPGPLVEPHASRCMYGFGDGTRSPAALAEQIRSLLDDPARRAELGRWGREWVVGRFSLDSVTTAFEDIYRKVLAEPPGRRRWLLDLEQMSRYEFSKPAALRLLRR
- a CDS encoding polysaccharide ABC transporter ATP-binding protein; protein product: MSPDHPLGTIRTEQVWKRFKADQQRMLLRDKVESVARRLRGGRGEDWRWALRDINMHIEPGESVGLIGSNGSGKSTLLKMLTRVMYPYGGVIDVRGRIGALIEIRAGIHPDLTGRENIYLFGALLGLKRREVASRFDDIVEFARLGGAIDRQVKFYSSGMQMRLGFAVAAYLEPHVLLVDEVLAVGDAVFQQRCLDRMREVAEQGTTIVFVSHDLPAVESICRRGIWLEQGSVRVDAGIKEAMAGYRDSIEAQSEAGARVGEPVQLLKYQVRGEERENLTTDEPMTVELTLGGGYRGDATLHLGVSEGTSSPIFQISHELRLTGDDHQVACVIPRLPLPRGRYTLWAGVYSIGRTDGGTLMSWHSVGQFDVFGPMLDTPPRAVVLAAPVFVPHQWED
- a CDS encoding ABC transporter permease; translated protein: MGGQRAQVIDERDSQTEARRKVPDGPPPELVFKRRLRPAQVARELWGARELVRALAERDLRARYKQAVLGFAWAVLTPLALCAIFTLVFHRAVKIETGGAPYTLFAYVGLIVWQFFSNTMNQGALSLANNLSLLNKVYCPREVFPLATMLVASVDMLIGIGVLGLLFLVFWTAPAATFLWALPLLLIQFAFTYGVALIMSVAVVYLRDVRHLLPIITQMGVFATPVAYPLAKIPVRLQEIYVGINPLGAVIEGYRRALLYGDTPDLGLTLIAAVSSLVFLVGGYLFFKKLETGIADVA
- a CDS encoding thiol:disulfide interchange protein DsbA/DsbL; protein product: MKSLLRTAAVLALAGGLLSSPAAAAAPDVPHDGMHLGHPRPVREAAKREAVEFFSYDCYHSQQLELPLERWAERHRGDVVLRRVPAVWAGSPDEQVQLGHARLYYTLERLGQVDRLQAEVFRSVREQHADLTSEDRAADWAQLHGVDAAGFREAYRSAEVQRAAQDASGLLIRYRVDELPTVVVQDRYRTAPSKAGGVEQMPAELDRLVEQS
- a CDS encoding purine-cytosine permease family protein — encoded protein: MSHSPTASLIEQHGVDTIPEAERTSTPRDVLSILVGSNLAFGVVVFGWLPVSFGLSFWASVTSLVVGTALGIVLTAPLALISLRTATNLSTSSGAHFGVRGRLIGSVVGLLLSLGYTALSLWVGGDVVVGALNRMLGLPANGAAYVVTYSVLAALSATAAVFGYRLMLRLERVLMWAMSGLLLAGLFAFLPHFDASTHGDYLLGGFWPTWLLAVVSAGLSGPIAFITLLGDYTRYVSPTRHSSRRVLWSTAAGLFLGLLIPQLFGTFTAVATGAGNDYVGSLLAGAPAWFLLPLLLNGLLGSAGNTGLMLYSMGLDLDAIMPRATRRQATYVVAAMATVLVFLGHFVWSAQDAVTSFVLVLTAIGAPWAVITLIGFRRCRGDYDRESLQVLNQRTKGGIYWYRAGWNIPATVAWIGGSLVGLCSVDTPVYRGPMLPLTGGIDVSFLLSGLVAAVLYVLLSRSSRGRAGGTVPAAVDQPVAAQPV
- a CDS encoding slipin family protein, encoding MAILAVIVGLGLLWLVTGVRVVQQYERGVVFRLGRVRGAVKGPGPTLLIPVVDRMRKVNVQVITMPVPAQEGITRDNVSVRVDAVVYFRVVDPVLATVDVQNYTFAMSQVAQTSLRSIIGKSELDDLLSGRENLHRGLELMLESPALGWGVHIDRVEIKDVALPDSMKRSMARQAEADRERRARIITADGEFQAAAKLSEAAAMMDGTPSAMQLRLLQTVVEVAAEKNSTLVLPFPVELLRFFDGATPPKAGPKPEAAATTAEAVTPELPAQAQPAIPPRPEHAPQGLRQ